CTGttctattctttaaaatacatccaCATTATATACCTCACTATAGGAAATATATTCTGTCTGAAATTCAACTATTCTTTGTTTCTCAAAAAtgacattatttctttcatttataaaccTCCAACCTGGCATCAGTGCAAGATTCAAGACATGTTTGTATGTCTCCAATTAATCTCTTGTTATTGAAGTTGAGATTTTAGGACACTCTCTTATATTGCCTGATTGGAAAGAAAGATAATTTACTTACCTGAATATCTTCTCTATTAGTTTGAGTCCACAAAGAGAGTTAGAGGATAGTAACAAGGCAACAAATGATCTTGAGTGTCACTGGAATGATCTCCTCATGTCTGGCCCATTACTGTGGACTTCAGCTCAGGAAAATATAAGTCAGTTTTGCTGATCAGTTACAGCAGTTCTGTAGAATATGACTGGCTTGACTATTTGAGTTCGGTTTAATCTCTGCACACAGCCCAAATCCAGATCTccggtttgttttttttttaattttttttaaagattttatttatttatttgacaaagagagacacagcaagagagggaacacaagcaggaggaatgggagagggagaagcaggcttcccgcggagcagggagcccaatgcagggctcgatcccaggaccctgggatcatgacctgagccaaaggcagatgcttaatgactgagccacccaggcgccccttgctttcatttttaatatacagaATGTGAATAATTACCATATTGGAAATTGTAGGTTAAACACCATAGAGAATTTCTGCCTTTCAAAAAATGTCTTAATAAATCCGTCATTTGGCAGAAGGGAGACTCCAAGGCTTGGTTTCTGGTTTGCTCCCAggattcacaaaaaaaaaagagaaaagctacaTTAAATAATAAAGGGAGAGCGCATGAGTGGATGTGAACAtattttgcttcaaaataaagCCTTTGTTAGAAGctgtcaaagagaaaaatctggaagAGGAGACGTTTAGTAGAAAAATTTCAACTGAAATCCTGTGTGTTTCACAAATGAGATTGTTCCCAAAACTATGGAAGAGCCTATGAAAAGGTAAAGTCTGCATCATGGTTTGTTCGAGTTCAATCGTTCAACAATTTAGCAGGAACTGAGGATTCATGTAATATTGGGGTGGcactgctttttatattttacaatgaTATTGAGTTTCTTTATACTTTCAGATTCTTTTATGGATTAGTAAATGCAAccaaggaagctgagaaaagtGAAATGACTTGTCACAGAGGTAACGCCAGAACTCTCAGTCTCATTAGCTCATTTTACCCCTTTCTAAGAAATTCTTAAATGTGGTCATTTCTACTGGGCTTGATAAGGTTCTCAGATTAGCACAGACTGGAAGACATgagaaatatagatatagattttaAAGTCAAATGTTTCACTTAGGATTCTTCTTAGGACTCCAAAATATTTGACATAGGAATCTCCTTACCAGAACGTTCTGGCTTGAGATCTTCAGCAAAGTAGCGTTCATGTTAATACAGAACTGCTTACTCTCTTCCCACGTCAAGTTGCGCCTGAAGAATCCATAGCAACTATCTCCATAATATCTCCAGTTTCTGTCACATGGGCTGCATTTATGGCCTTAAGGTGAAACCAAGAATAGGAATCCATACTCTTTACTTTCGCTTTTCCCCCATATTCAGTGTTTTCTGCAGATCTCCAGATTCCCTACAGATAACATCACAGAAATactccggggcgggggggggggggcgtgcggAGATGAAGAGGTTACAAAACCATACTTACTGACACTGCTCTTTTGTTCcaattgttttattaaatattggcAGAACTTCTTTGCTACTTGGTGCAGAGTTCCTGAGACATTATTATTCTCCACTTGTTGGTAATTTTGCTCTGTGACGGCTAGATGTAAAAATTAGATAATAATTTGTAATCAGGATCATAAGGGTGATGCAGAGACCTTTCAATGAACTTTAATTTCGGTAGAATTGTCAATCTGTGAAGTGTTTACTAGAAACACATGAGTAAATGAGTACTGCAAAGGGGTCTGGGTAAAGGGGTGTATAAAGAACAATTTAAGAACTACACAAAACTGACACCTGATGGTTATCCAAAAGAAGAAGTGAACTATATGAAGGAGACAATCACAAATAAGAAAATGCCATGATCAAATTGCGTGCCCAAAACGAAtgttttgatatttcttttttttttttaagattttatttatttatttgacagagagacacagcgagagagagaacacaagccggggcagagggagagggagaggcaggcttcccgcggagcagggagcccgatgcggggctcgatcccaggaccccgggatcatgacctgagccaaaggcagacgcttaacgactgagccacccaggcgcccctgttttgatATTTCTTTGAATACAGATTTCTAAGCAGATTTCAGAGGTGAATGACctctgttattttgtttttcatgtaatatcaaaatatccatttatttaaaaaatacatattgatttCTTGCTGTGTTCAAAATATGATATTCAGGTGAATAAAAGATGGTGAACAAAACATtctaacaaataaacaagcacacAAACAAGCAACAGCTACATGGGGTAATGCGACATTGGAGCGcttttagatttataaaaagaaaaaatatataaattaggtGGGATATGAATTGCTTCTGAGTGAAAGTAAATGCATTCATTAAACAAAGTGGGAAAGAGGGCACTTTAGGAAGAGGGAATACAATGGACAGAAATTTCAGTCAGGGAAAGAGGATTTATTTGTGAAACTGAGAAAAGTCCATGTTGGCTGGAACTGAAGATATGCaggatagggagaaaaaaaatgaaaagatagtgTGGATCTAGACCTTAGGCGATCTTAAAGACCagtttaaaaacttgaaaataattttaattaaagcgATTTGAATCAGAACGGAAAAGTCAGAGTTCTCCTTTATTGAGAATGTATTGGCAGCCATGTATAAAATGATTGAAGTAGCAACAAAGATACATAGTGACAATCAAACCTAGTGGCATACACCAGGACCCTTAGGTATTGCTTTCCCCAGAACAAATCTTTTGCAGTGAATCAATACTTACACATTATCCCCAGAGCCACCAGCCCAACAACTAACCCCATGCACAAGATCAGCAGAATCAAAGCCATCACACGCCACACAGGTGAGGAAGCAGGGTCAACTGTAGACATAGAATACAGATGTTAGGGGGCAGGCTGTATGGCATAGCTTTGGGGCAGCATCacccctgtcccctgccctctCAAGGCTTTCTGAGTGTTATAAACAGCTTCATTGCCAGATCTTGCTGGTGTTCCTTTGGTGATCAATAGCAAGTACAACCCATTCCCATTCCCAGTAGCAAGTACAACCCTTTTCCAACGGACTTTTCTCTGAGTCAAAATATAACTGTTAAGGTTTTgtgtgtctttgttttgttttgtgcccACCCCCATAAATAATTGCTTTTATATGCAACAACTGAAGAATCATACCCATTTGCTGACAGCTTAGAAAATGAGGTTGTAAAACATTCTTTCCTCTTATTCTCTTGGCTTCTATTCCGTCcggcattattattttttccttattataagCCTTATTATAATGTTCCTGCTTTTATCTTTTGTAGCTTATATTCTAAATAAGTCTGTCTGAGCCTAAGTAGATATTACTGGAATTCTATAGAGCAGGAagatcatcaggaaaataaaataaaactatatgtgCTGTCACTAGTAGAGAAAGGAAAGTAGGGTTGACCTATTTCAATAATTAACTTCCAAATCCCTGGCTCCGGGTATTCTTACCTGGGGTGAGAGCTGGCTTTcgatttttaatatttaaggtgATGTATCCATCTTCGTCCAGCATGGCTTCCCTCGGACTGCAAGGGAGCTCAGGGTTCAATGACTTCGCAGAAATGTCGTGTCCATGCATAGATTTCAGTGCCTGCCAGTCTgtgaccctcccctctctggtaAGGTGGAGCCATATGTGTTGGGgcacatgttttttgttttgttttgtttctgtgttttggatttcttttcttccaggagGCCCTTTCATAGCTGTTCAGATATACATGGACCttgaacataaaaatataaaaataataacttgcaGTAAAGGAGTAGATATTgcatttgtttcctgttttcttatctTCAACTCTGAATGAAGGAATGTCTCCTTATTATATCCTGTCAAAGAACAAAAGTTCATGCTTCATCTTAACCTTAGTGGAGTCTAAATCGTATCATTTAAATGAACTGCTCTCTGATGAAGATTCATGGATAAAACAAGAGCAGATACATAGTCTATTCCATTGTGAGGAGCAAATCTAATATAATTCGATCTAATAGGAGCTAGAGTAGATGTTTCAGGGTCTTGTGTCAGAAGGCGCCATTCCTAATTATGACCTAGAATCCATCCAAATTCTTGCATCATTCACaaatcacatttttcaaaaattcgAGGACTCCACAGGGGGCAGGCTTCATATTGCTTAGGTTTAggcattaaagaaaaaacaatcatataaagtgaaataatacagaGTTAGTGATTATTGTCTTTCAGTAACGTTTTCACTTTAAAGTGAACttccaggaagggaaaaatcttAATAAAGTGAAATTGTGTAATTTCAAGTATGGTGGTGCTTCAGTGAAGAGCTATTTGTGGAAAGGACAGGTTCCTAGTGCCCTTCACATCAGAGAGTAATATGTATTCCACACATTTAACTATAAAATGGGTTTTCAGATTGTTACTGTAGCTCACATTGAAAGGAGTTAGAGTAGCTAGAGAAGGCTAGCGGATGTACTAATGTAAGGATATTAGTGAGGGTGCTGTCTATTTTGTCATTAGGGTAgcttttatatagttttatagcagatatatatatattaagggttttatttatttgacagagagagacagcgagagagggaacacaagggtgggagtgggagagggagaagcaggctctgggataatgacctgagctgaaggcagatgcttaacgactgagccacccaggcacccccagatatatatttttttattttttttaaacctttacaGCCAGAAAAGCTTCCCTTCTTCTAGGTAAATTCTAGGCATTTATCttataaataatcttattttattttttctttagttagtAGTGTGTTAGACATTACTTTTCAGCATAGTAATTATATAAGATCTCATGGTAGGTATTTTGTTTACTGATGTTCCCTTTGGTACATCTTGTGTATATTTGTCCTTCCTTTCTGTTATCTTCTTCACTCTGAATTCTTTGTCAGTTTGCTTAAAATAATCTTCCCTCTTAAAATTTCTTGCCCTACtcctcaaataattttaaaagtgaggtaaagaataaacaaaacaaggatgGAAGGTCAATTTAAATGACACTTTTTCAATAAACCTTTCCTCTGTTCTCTTAGTAACCAGATATGTAACTTCTGACAATTTATggttaaattaaatcaaatatgtAAATGCAAGATCCACGGACATTTGGAAGCCTTcataattattataaacattttcatgttCAATTAGCAGAAACTTTCAGGAGGTATGAAACATATCAGTTAGCTTGCTTTGTTGTGGTTTCCACATTCTCTAGGTCTTGGGCAATTGGTTGGGTTATAAAAATATCCCATTTATTCTTCTTGCAAATCGCCAGGAATATGCTGGGCTTACTTGATTCATTAATGTTTAAAACTGTATGTTTAACACCAGATGTAGGTAAAGCTGAAACCTAAGCCTCAGATGATACTCCATTCCTACCTATAGCTCAGCCTGTggactttcttttggttttttttcccttttaatgatTGCAATGCATCATTTGTCCTTCCTTTCTGTTATCTTCTGGATAACAGAATAACAGAAGGTATCTTCCGTCCCTTCCACAAATAGCTCTTCATTGAAGCACCACCATACTTGAAATTACACAATTTCACTTAATTaagatttttcccttcctggaaGTTCACTTTAAAGTCAAATCGTTACTGAAAGACAGTAATCACTAACTGTATTATTTCAGCAATGCATGGTTTTTGGATCTTTGATAACACTAGCCGCAGGCTGAGGGTCTTATGTCCAGATCTATGgtccataaaaatatatttgcctttatttgTAACCCCCCAACATGGCTTGTTAGGAAATATGTTGGGTGAGTACAGAGTCTCTCAGGGTCAAAGGAGCCCCTGATAACATTAgtcttcattctgttttcttcctctatATATGCTATAAATACAAGCTGAGTTACTCAGCAAAAACTAAGCAGAGAACAGCAGGAAAAAGAGATAGAGATTAaaaacttttctctttccttttccaaaatcCAAAGGCTTTGCtagatactgcttttttttttttttaaagaaagctctacccccaacgtggggctcaaactcacaaccccaagatcaagagttacatgttctaccaactgagccagccaggtgcccctttgttaGATTTCTCTTAATCACTCTACAAGGTCTGTCATTgatatgtttgtatattttattgcCCCTCTTTTCTTGGCTTAGTAAAGTATAACAGAAAAAGTCCTTTACTGCAAATATTCTGATGAgtttgaatttgaaataaaaatctttgtttaatattttagagATTAAGAGGCACTTTTACATAAGCtatctctttaattttaaagcatGGTCTAAGATAGTGACCGACATACAGTTACGATCCAGTagatatttggtgaatgaatgcatatatatacaaaggGCAGTCTCATCCTTATATTACATATGTAGAAAGGGAAGGTTAAAGAATGTGGAGACGTTTCTATGATCATACTGCTTGTAGAAAGCAGTACCATCTACCTATTTTCCAAGTTCTTTCCACTACATTATAAAGTCTTTCAAATTTGAGGATTGTCCAGACTCCATTATCTATGTTTATAGCTGAAGAATGAGTAAAAGACACTAGACTCACAACAAGATATAGATTCAATAAGAAATCAGTGGAATTCATAACATTGTGGATAAGACTGTTCAATATATAATGAGGGCTAGTGGATGTGTAAAAGAGAAAGACCAAAGGAAAATGATGTTGACTATTATGAATGCTATAATAATGTctctaaactgaaaaaaatatataaagaaagggAGAATTTTGCAGTTCGTGGTATTTTTTTTacagacttttttcttcttttttttagtttcagaggtagaattcagtgattcattagttgcatataacacccagtgctcattatgtcaagtgccctccttaatgcccatcacccagttaccgcatccccccacccatctccatccggcaaccctcagtttgtttcctatagttaagagtctcagaCTTTTTAAGGCACATCACCTTTATGCTAACCCTTCGGTGCATTTATCAGTGATATCCTGTTCCCTCTCAGTCCTCTGCATTAATACTGTTGGTTCACCTCTGACTTACTAGCCTTCTACACACATACCAAATACTGTTTATCTTTGGAAAAAGCTAGAATTTCCTGTCATGAAAAAAAccataattaatattttctctttcacctCCAGAAAGCTTAAACATGTGGACTGAAAAGTGGCATGTTTTATTAAAAGTTAATGAGCTAAACAATGAATAACTATCAGACAACAACCGTGGCAGAGCATTTTGTTACAgagtagaaaaaataaaggggaaaatatgTCAGACAGCATCTACCACACTGAGAAAGTTTGTCATGCACATGCATACAAAATATCTGTAAAGTTCAATAATAATCCAATGGAATATACAAGCCTTGAGATATGATTTGAAGGAAAGGCAAAGAttacagaagaggagagaggaaaggaatactttttttatcaggcagggcaaacatctaaacAAAGCTATGGAAGTATGAATGAGTATGATATAATCAAGGAAAACAAAGTGATCAAGCATGTTTGAACTGAGGATTCATGTTACAATATTTTGGGATATAAAGTATCCTGTTAAAATCACTATAAAACGTACATTGCAGGGACCATTAATTAATCCATTATTTGAACATCTACTGATCACTGTATGTGTCTCAAGCACTATTCTATTTTCTGGGATAATATGgtgaaaaaaacacacaaaagtttTGCTCTTAttgagcttatattctagtgaaaGGTGGTGAACATAGAgagcaaagaagcaaagaaagaaaaaagcaaagtaatTTCAGATCATGATACCTACTATGAAAAAACTCGAATAATAGATCTTTACTGGCGAAGCTTGGGGCAGGCCCTGGTTGCGTTTATTTCACCTGACAAGTAAATCTTCATCTGAGATTTAAGGTAATCAATCTGTCTGCATAGCCCTTTATTTTAATCAGGATATTTGATTATCCTGATTGGATgaatatacatttcaaaataaattaaaaaaaaaaaaaaaacccaaacaagaaaaaacccaaaataaagtCTATCATGTATTTATCCTCTAGCTCCACCTTGtggtcattttttccttttgcttctat
The sequence above is drawn from the Neomonachus schauinslandi chromosome 5, ASM220157v2, whole genome shotgun sequence genome and encodes:
- the CLEC1B gene encoding C-type lectin domain family 1 member B, whose product is MLDEDGYITLNIKNRKPALTPVDPASSPVWRVMALILLILCMGLVVGLVALGIMSVTEQNYQQVENNNVSGTLHQVAKKFCQYLIKQLEQKSSVSHKCSPCDRNWRYYGDSCYGFFRRNLTWEESKQFCINMNATLLKISSQNVLEYMKSRTGLMRWVGLSRKNPNEVWMWEDGSVPSKNVFQVSGNERENMNCAYFYDGKIYPTFCKNKHHLTCESKAGMVNVDTLL